The sequence below is a genomic window from Lolium perenne isolate Kyuss_39 chromosome 4, Kyuss_2.0, whole genome shotgun sequence.
GATATGCACAGTTCAAAAGAAATGATATTAGTAAAGAAGAATATGCTTGGAAGCTCATGATTTCAAAGCCCAATAGGATACTAAGTTCTGCTTGGAAGCTCAACTATATGGATACCAGAGTAGATATCAAAAACATAGCTGCCATGTCTAGTAGTAGAATGCAAGAAAGTTGTTGGGTTTAAGCCTGACAGAATTACGGCACCAACAAAAAGGGTGAGTGTTAGGATATTACGGGAAGATGCGGCTGTTATAACGTGTGGCAGTTCCAAAATCGGTTGAACTTTAGCGGCACTTTTGCACTGCCGCTAATCATCTGAACTTTAGCGGCACTTCTAATACTGTGTGCGTATATCCAAACATGAGCAGCACTTTTGGATACTGCCTGCATATATCCAAACATTAGTGGCACTTCTTTAAATTGCCAGTGATTAGAGAATTGTTAGCGGCATTAATCACAATCTGCCACCTAAACATACTTTTATCGGCAAATTTGAAAAGTGACAGCAGCAAAAATGTCGTTAATCAACGCACGTGAGGTGGTGAGCGGACGGTGGCCGCAGCGGTAACAAATTACGGTGGGGAAGGATGGGGTGTGGTGcacatgccacctgatcgaagaaCCGTTCAGGGTGGTGGAGCTGTTAGATCCGGCCATGGTAGGAGAGTTCGGAAATTTTCATTCATTCTCTACCTTTCCTGTACCAACCAAGATCATGTCTCGTTTGCACAGTACGAACTAAGTTACTGAAGCTCCAACTCCTGATCTGAATGTTGCATTCTATTTTCAGAagctcccaaaaaattcattaaATTAATATGAGACAGTTGAAGCCTGAATGAAACTATTTGAATACATCTTGTAAATTTTCTCAGGTAAAATGCACAATTCAACACAATTGTTCAATCAAACAAAAGTGTACATGAAGATAACAAATGCCTTCATATTTAATACGAGACATTTGGTTCAGATAGCACAGGAACACTGCTAGACCTGACCAGATATATTCATACTACATATTCCTACTGCACCGCTGTACCAAGTTCACACAAAAATGACAGTACCAATCAGTGATAAAATTTCACCAGTATAGCTTCACTCACGCATCAATTTTGTGCTCGTACTATTCAATTTCCCAAATGACACTGATATGAAACTAATTGGGGAAATTTGACCAATGGGGAGAACCAAATAAGACCACCCAAATGGATAATAGAAGAATTAATAGAAGTAAAATACATACTCAGATACTTGGGCTGCAAAGGACGATGGCCGACTCCCGGGCTTTGCGTCTATGTTCCCACAGCCATAGCGCGGCGCCGTCGCGCCGTCGCTGGTCTAGGTGATTGGGATGCTGGGCACCAGTGCTTCATTGCCGGTGAACCGGGATCCGCCGATCCGGTGCGCCAGAGAGAATCGAGATCCGGTGCCTTCCCATTGTTGGAGGGGGGATTCCCCAAAATTTTCTTAACCCTAGCTATATTGGTGGTACACAAGAAGGAGCTTCATCCATGGTGGTACAGGTCCACTACGCGCTCTCTCCCGGGTCCTGACACCCGCATCTGCGCACAGCTTTGACTGACCAGAATTGGACCTGCATTGCCAAGATGCATACGACCTGTGTGGTTGGGATGGTCAGGCTCCGTATTGGCCATCACGTTTTACAGAATTTTATACGGACCTCCATTTGACGTCAGCTAAAGAAATGAAAGGCTTGATTAGGATTGGATAAAAGGAGCACCCAAGCTCGCGCTCACTTCCGAGTTTTCGACTCAGAGAGCGGACGAATTACGCCTGGCTTGGGTGCACACGATAAATGTGTGGCTCAGGTTAACCCATGTGCATTTAATGCAGCTATTTTTCTATTGAGATACAGGGACTGGAAATTACAATACTAGTACAGGCTTCGATGGCTAGCGTACCTAATTAAATAATTCTAGTTGGGGAGTAGTACCCGAAATAAATTCCAGTGCGTTCGTCATCAGGTCCGACCTGTACCGCACAGTTGAATTGAGTGGATGGCAAATCATGGGCCGTGGGTGTACAGTGCTTCGTCCGACCATGGCACACCATCTGAATAGTAGTATCTGATTAGATTTTGTTGATTAAGAGGCAGAAATCATGCTCCATGGTGtactctgggccttcgaactcaaGAAATAAAATTGTCTGCAGTACCAGTTGACTGGTAAAACTGATTACGTGCCCTAGATAATCTGGAGTTTGCATATAGCAGTTCAGAAGAAACAAACACATTGTGAAGGGATCAAGAAAACGATTTAATAATTGCCCTAATCAGACATGGCAAGTTCATCGATGTTAGCAGCGTGCAGGTGATCTTTGACCAAACTGGATGAGTTCCCTTGCAGCATCATTACTTCGTGTAGTATCATTTGTCGGCGATTATTAATATTTTCCTGTGAGATGTTGTAAGTAAATTAGTTTCAGCAATGTTGTGGTGGCCCATAGCAAAATACGTAAGATTGGCACCTAAATGTTTAATCATGCTTCTTAAAACATAAAAAGAATCGATAAATATGAAATAAATGTTTGGTTAATACCTTGCAGACTGCTAATTCCATGTCTTGACCGCCAAACTTTTCAAAAATAAAGATGCGCAAATACCAGACTCATCACTGAAAAAGAGTTCAATATGAAATGTGATCAGGAATATAATTGTCATGGCATTATTTCCAAGGAAATAGTGAGACAAATAAAGCGACAATTTTTTTTTGCAGCCTGTAATGGGCATCAATTTTTTTTTGCAGCCTGCCATTCTGTAATACCGATATGCATCATACACCTGATTATGCAAGAGAAAATGCACTTCGGAATGTTTGCATTGGATAATTATTAGGTGATTGGAAACATGTTCAAAAATCAAACTTAGTATTACGATCAAACATATAAATAAGGCAGATAACTTTGGAATGTTGAGAGTGTGGAAGAATTCAGCTGGAACTGAATCAAACAATACTAATCTATTTGCAGCATAAAAGAAATAGTTCTCAAATTTCCATCACAAATGGGTACTAAGCAACCAATCGAATCTAAAAGAAGTAGCATCAAATGTCTTGATGAGATGCTGCGACATGTCGCAGGAGGTAGCACCAAGTGAGCAGATCAGGTACGCGTACAACACACATTCAGGCAGGTGTCAATGCTAAACAAAAGGTATTGTGGTTTCTTATACCAGGCACAAGAAGAATACCATTATTTGTTTTCTTCAGGTCATGAGCATCATTGCTTAACAAAGAAATATTCCATTAGGGTGGAACGAGAAGCTAGTCCTTGGACACATGGAAAGCTCCAGATATATGAAAATAATGGATATTTTTACAAGGCTCACAAGTCACAACTAACCGATACTAATACGATACTAACCAATACTAATACTAACAAACAACAAATTTGTATATACGTTTTAGGTGAGGACAAGTAACATTAAAAAAAAGGCTACTAACTTGCATTATTCTACATCAGAAGCAAAGAGTGCAGATACACAAGCTTCACTTTACAATGAAATGAGATACTAAGATATGCACAGTTCAAAAGAAATGATATTAGTAAAGAAGAATATGCTTGGAAGCTCATGATTTCAAAGCCCAATAGGATACTAAGTTCTGCTTGGAAGCTCAACTATATGGATACCAGAGTAGATATCAAAAACATAGCTGCCATGTCTAGTAGTAGAATGCAAGAAAGTTGTTGGGTTTAAGCCTGACAGAATTACGGCACCAACAAAAAGGGTGAGTGTTAGGATATTACGGGAAGATGCGGCTGTTATAACGTGTGGCAGTTCCAAAATCGGTTGAACTTTAGCGGCACTTTTGCACTGCCGCTAATCATCTGAACTTTAGCGGCACTTCTAATACTGTGTGCGTATATCCAAACATGAGCAGCACTTTTGGATACTGCCTGCATATATCCAAACATTAGTGGCACTTCTTTAAATTGCCAGTGATTAGAGAATTGTTAGCGGCATTAATCACAATCTGCCACCTAAACATACTTTTATCGGCAAATTTGAAAAGTGACAGCAGCAAAAATGTCGTTAATCAACGCACGTGAGGTGGTGAGCGGACGGTGGCCGCAGCGGTAACAAATTACGGTGGGGAAGGATGGGGTGTGGTGcacatgccacctgatcgaagaaCCGTTCAGGGTGGTGGAGCTGTTAGATCCGGCCATGGTAGGAGAGTTCGGAAATTTTCATTCATTCTCTACCTTTCCTGTACCAACCAAGATCATGTCTCGTTTGCACAGTACGAACTAAGTTACTGAAGCTCCAACTCCTGATCTGAATGTTGCATTCTATTTTCAGAagctcccaaaaaattcattaaATTAATATGAGACAGTTGAAGCCTGAATGAAACTATTTGAATACATCTTGTAAATTTTCTCAGGTAAAATGCACAATTCAACACAATTGTTCAATCAAACAAAAGTGTACATGAAGATAACAAATGCCTTCATATTTAATACGAGACATTTGGTTCAGATAGCACAGGAACACTGCTAGACCTGACCAGATATATTCATACTACATATTCCTACTGCACCGCTGTACCAAGTTCACACAAAAATGACAGTACCAATCAGTGATAAAATTTCACCAGTATAGCTTCACTCACGCATCAATTTTGTGCTCGTACTATTCAATTTCCCAAATGACACTGATATGAAACTAATTGGGGAAATTTGACCAATGGGGAGAACCAAATAAGACCACCCAAATGGATAATAGAAGAATTAATAGAAGTAAAATACATACTCAGATACTTGGGCTGCAAAGGACGATGGCCGACTCCCGGGCTTTGCGTCTATGTTCCCACAGCCATAGCGCGGCGCCGTCGCGCCGTCGCTGGTCTAGGTGATTGGGATGCTGGGCACCAGTGCTTCATTGCCGGTGAACCGGGATCCGCCGATCCGGTGCGCCAGAGAGAATCGAGATCCGGTGCCTTCCCATTGTTGGAGGGGGGATTCCCCAAAATTTTCTTAACCCTAGCTATATTGGTGGTACACAAGAAGGAGCTTCATCCATGGTGGTACAGGTCCACTACGCGCTCTCTCCCGGGTCCTGACACCCGTACTGCGCACAGCTTTGACTGACCAGAATTGGACCTGCATTGCCAAGATGCATACGACCTGTGTGGTTGGGATGGTCAGGCTCCGTATTGGCCATCACGTTTTACAGAATTTTATACGGACCTCCATTTGACGTCAGCTAAAGAAATGAAAGGCTTGATTAGGATTGGATAAAAGGAGCACCCAAGCTCGCGCTCACTTCCGAGTTTTCGACTCACTACTCTCTCCATACCGGATTAAAAGGCAAATTTTCAATGGCAGCGGGACCATGGCTCCAAATAGCTCTATTAATCAATCCGATAATTAAGATTAGGAGCCGAACCGTCCCCGTCGCGGTCCAAGCGCGAGTCACTCCTTCCCTGCATGCAAAAGATTGAGCGCATGCAGGACACCATTCACACCacatgcaaaggtttggagatatTATATGCGAATAAAAGAAAAGGACGTGAGTAAATTTACGAGGCCAGCCCCACTTAATTGCGGGATTTAATTGCGGTATTTTCCTAACAAAATGGTTCCTCTTCAAATCGGAAATTTGTCTTTTCatccggtatggagggagtaccaTATTATGAAAAGAAAAATGGTATGGCTTCTAGAAAAATGGTATGACATGGAGTACAGGATTTTGATGCAATCAATGCCATGATTCAAATATTTGGATATGCAATTAAAACCAAAATATTCTGACCACTGCTGTGTTATGGAATTAAATAGTAGTTTCTTGGATTCAACACCTTGTTAAAGCTTGAATGTTTCTACTGTAGTAGATAAGATGTGACGTGATAACAATAACATAGTACTGCTTTAAATGGTTCCAAAAAAATAGGATGTTAATTTACTCATGGGATAATTAGCTAATAATTAAATATCTATGAACCGGAATGTTTATAAATGGTGTATGTTAATACTTACCAAAGATTTACAGGATATGCGTCTACTCGATCGTATAGTAACGGTCGTATATAATTTTCtaatcaatttatacctatgatATTTCTATTCAAAACAACTTTCCTTCTATATAAGGGGAGTATATCTCTCCTCATATCTCACACAAAAGTATGTCGTTAGACAATAATACCCGTAAATCTTTAGCCTTTTCTAGATCCTTGTGCTACATACTTGTAGTAATAAGTTTCTTTCAAGTTATCCAGGTTAGTATGCCAAGAAGAGAGAGGCGGTCGGGTGTTGTTCACATCGCAAATGACAAAGAGCGTGACGTCACTTTCTACAAGAGACGTTTTGGCTTATTTAAAGGTGCCGCTGACCTCTCTGCCCTCACTGGCGCTAGGGTTTCTGTCGTACTAGAGACGGACAATGGAAAGATTCACTCGTTTGGTACACCATCAGCGAAGCCCCTTGTTGATGCTTACTTATCAGGAACAGCTCCATACATCGACAAGGTGAAAGAAGCGAAGATTGCACAAGTGCAAAGTGAAGTGGCTCGGTTGGACATGGAGAACACAACCAAGGATAAAACAAAGCAAATCTACATCGAGCGTATGAAGAAGAAGCAAGATGAGAACCCAGGTATTGCAGCAAACCTTATCTTCTTGAAGGATGAAGATCTTGATCTGGAAGATCTCCATACACTCTTCAATGACCTCTCGCGGGTCCAGGAGGACTACCAAAATCAGTTGACTCCATTGCATCATGGCCATCAGGCCCAAATTAGCCGCCAAAGCATGACAAGGAACATGCTACCACCAGCTGGACTATCATATGATCACATGCAGGCTACTTGTTTGTCAAAACAGTCGCCGTGGTCTCATCATCCTTCGCAACAACAgttgctttcagttccactatcaTCACCACCAGAACAAACATTGTCTCCACTTCATACGGTGAAGGTACCAAAAATTCTCCATACTGCACCATCAGCTTCGCCACAACAATTGACTTCCCTGCTACAACCGGTTCCTCATCTGATACACAAGCTACCTCCACGGCAAGATCGACACCTTCCGTGCCACCCAAGTCCTTGCAACACGGTGCAACCACAACAGAACTACGTGAGTCATAACATGACCTTCAAGCATAATCTGGAGGACTCTGCATTATCGGTCAACTCCGGTGTCAATAATTTTGCAATTGATGGCCTTTTTGGTTGTGACCCATGGGGCTATCCTCTCTCAAATAATGTATACCACAATGGATTCCAAGGGGTGGAGGCTTGCATGGGCTATAATGGTACCAATGTAGGCCACTCTTCCATGGAAACTAATGGATGGTTCAATGCACCGCCAGAGGATTCTCGTAGTAGGCAAGATGAGGATATCCATGCATTGTACGGAGGGCATCACTAGATGCTAGTCACATCCATTAAGTGTTCATGCTATTTATATTTCCATTAGGTAATTCAGCCTTTTTGAGGCACCAATAATTCATGTTCATTGTTTTAGGTCTTTTGCCATGAAGATTGTTTCATATATGTGACCATTACAGCTCTATATCAATGTATTTCCTATATACAAAATAGTAAAAAAAAAGAGTATTGTTTAGATGTTGCATGACGAAAGTGAAGCAAGAGGATTTAATACCCCTCTTATGATATTGTGGGCTAAACATTATTAACTAAACTATAGACATGTGTTGTGCTTGCTAAAATAACCAAAACAATAGTCCAAACCTCCTCCCAAGAGATGATCATTAGTTACTTGTTCCAATGGCCCAATACCACCAACAGCAATAACAATCCACTAAGGCATTCATCGAAATAAATCGAATTTTCTCAGTAGATGCCAACATGTCTTTCGATTAAACCAGAAACCTAATAGAACTCTGAAATCAAGAAGCCCACCAAAATTTTCCATCAATATCATACATCCACCGTTACCAACATAAAAAAGCACCCACGAATCTAGCACTCCATGAATATATCGCTAAGTGACCTCTTATTTAGGATTTAGCGCATGGCATTATCTACCATCGTCAAAAACAATTACTATAAACTTAAAACGGAGTGTCAAGTGTTAATTGATGTTTAGAATGTATGTTAAATATAGGTGCCATGCCTTTTATTCATATAGCAGTTCACAAAAATTTAATGTCCTGAAGTTAGGGTTCTAAAGGTACATTTTGTGATCATTTTGTATAAGTATGCTATTTCTGCACTTCACTTGAATGGTGCCATGTGTTTAGGAGAATCCAGGTACTTGAAGTGACTATTGAGAATTCAGCATGTAAACACATGTTATTCTTTCTCTGGCATGTATATATGCATGTCTGCGACACTGTAGTAATAGACTAATAGTTAGTGGAACAGAAAATTTTAGCAAAAGAGCGTTCTGTTATTTTGCCCTTTGATTATCTGAACACTTTTTTATTCTTGCATTTAATTTAgccgctgttatcaccagattttggtcaaatcaggaggtgggccgttagagagatgggcttggaagattacacgtggaagatctctgaagcggccttgcacggagaatttgggctagtttgcccgtgtatctttaattatagtagattgtatcgtagattaaaagttagagtttgtctcgtacacggtggggatattcccacgttagaaagtcccttggactataaatatgtatctagggtttatggaataaacaacaactcacgttcaacccaaacaaaccaatctcggcgcatcgccaactccttcgtctcgagggtttctatcaggtaagcgacatgctgcctagatcgcatcttgcgatctaggcagcacaagctccacgttgttcatgcgttgctcgtactgaagcgtctttgatggcgagcaacgtagttatcatagatgtgttagggttagcatagttcttcgtataacatgcttacgtagtgcaacccttgcatatctagccgccctcacacctatcttaggtgtgggggcggcaccccgcttgatcattatttggtagatctgatccgttacgattgctccttgttctacaaggattagtttaatatctgcaatagttaggccttacaaagggggggaggatccagcggcgcgtagggtgtcgttcgcaagtcctaaacaggatgttccgaggatcaacttcatgttggtttttaggccttgtttaggatcggcttacgatcaccgtgcgtggccgcgaggcccaacctggagtaggatgatccgattatgcggtgaaaaccctaaatcgtcgtagatctcattagctttatcttgatcaagcaggatcaccatatattcgtgcaccccgtacgaatcatgggtggatcggctctttgagccgattcacaggataacctgagagccgatcgagtctcgtatttaatgtttacgtgtatgccatgcaggaaattaagcgaggcatccccatcaccttcctgaccaggtataggtcaggtggcacgcccttgcacttcgcatcggacgtgtgaccagaagagcattgcgggccgtcgctcggaggggtctcagccagccgcagctctaggctcttcccggctctacctgtgttgaccgtcgctgcccgccggtgggttttggcagtcaacacattctggcacgcccggtgggacaatcgtctacatcaaccacatcgccatctacatctgagatggcggacggcacgccagtcacctacgaggagctgcctgacgagctcaagaagagatatgacgagatcaaggtcaccctcgaagccgacctcatcggctcttttcagagaacccgttcccatggcatcagatggaagggattctcaccgcaaggtgcactcgatgggatagacctctctgccccgtcggaggaacgcaccaggggcctgcggcaggagatcaactgaaggagatatgccctagaggcaataataaagtggttattatttatatctttatgtttatgataaatgtttatatatcatgctagaattgtattaaccgaaacattagtacatgtgtgatatgtagacaaacaagaagtccctagtatgcctcttaaactagcttgttgattaatagatgattagtttcataatcatgaacattggatgttattaataacaaggttatgtcattgtgtgaatgatataatggacacacccaattaagcgtagcataagatctcgtcattaagttatttgctataagctttcgatacatagttacctagtccttatgaccatgagatcatgtaaatcacttataccggaaaggtactttgattacaccaaacaccactgcgtaaatgggtggctataaaggtgggattaagtatccggaaagtatgagttgaggcatatggatcaacagtgggatttgtccatcccgatgacggatagatatactctgggccctctcggtggaatgtcgtctaatgtcttgcaagcatatgaatgagttcataagagaccacataccacggtacgagtaaagagtacttgtcaggagacgaggttgaacaaggtatagagtgataccgaagatcaaacctcggacaagtaaaatatcgcgagacaaagggaattggtaatatatgtgtatggttcattcgatcactaaagtcatcgttgaatatgtgggagccattatggatctccagatcccgctattggttattggtcggagtgagtactcaaccatgtccgcatagttctcgaaccgtagggtgacacacttaaagttggatgttgaaatggtagcacttgaattatggaatggagttcgaatatttgttcggagtcccggatgagatcccggacatcacgaggagttccggaatggtccggagaataagattcatatataggatgtcattttatgtgaaataaaatgtcgcggaaggttctatggaaggttctagaaggttctagaaaagtccggaagaaaccaccaaggaaggtggagtccacaagggactctacctccatggccggccagccctagtgggggtggagtcccaagtggactccaccatagggggccggccaccccccacatgggaggtgggaatcccacctttgggtgggagtcctagttgggctaggtttccccctcctatggaaggttttggtttcgggtcttattcgaagacttggacaccaacacttgggatccacctatataatgaggggccaagggagggggccggcaaccccaagaccatagcttggccgccccccttgagtggccggccaccccctcccaaaccctagctttgctcctccactccatattgcccgcatagcttagcgaagctccgccggacttctacaccgccaccgacaccacgccgtcgtgctgtcggattcaagaggagctactacttccgctgcccgctggaacggggaggtggacgtcgtcttcatcaacaaccgaacgtgtgaccgagtacggaggtgctgcccgttcgtggcgccgaaccgatcgtgatcaagatcttctacgcgctttgcaagcggcaagtgatcgtctaccgcagcaacaagagcctcctcttgtaggctttggaatctcttcaagggtgagactcgataccccctcgttgctaccgtcttctagattgcatcttggcttggattgcgtgttcgcggtacgaaaatttttgttttctatgcaacgttatcctacagtggtatcagagccgtgtctatgcatagatggttgcacgagtagaacacaatggtttgtgggcgttgatgctcttgttatctttagtttgagtactttgcatctttatggcatagtgggatgaagcggctcggactaactttacatgaccgcgttcatgagacttgttcctcgttcgacatgcaacttgtattgcataagaggctttgcgggtgtcctgtctctcctactatagtaaagattcaatttactcttctattgaaaacattagtatcaacgttgtggttcatgttcgtaggtagattagatctctctcgaaaaccctaaaccacgtaaaatatgcaaaccaaattagagacgtctaacttgtttttgcagggtttggtgatgtgatatggccataatgtgatgatgaatatgtatgagatgatcattattgtattgtggcaaccggcagagccttatggttgtctttaaatttcatgttgagtagtatttcaaagtagttgtaatagttgctacatggaggacaatcatgaagacggcgccattgaccttgacgctacgccgacgatgatggagatcatgcccgaagatgatggagatcatatccgtgctttggagatgaagatcaaaggcgcaagaacaaaagggccatatcatatcacatatgaactgcatgtgatgttaatcctttttatgcatcttattttgcttagatcgcgacggtagcattataagatgatccctcactaaaatctcaagataataaagtgttcatccttagtagcaccgttgccaagtcttgtcgtttcgaagcacctcgtgatgatcgggtgtgatagattcaataagtacatatgacgggtgcaagacagttttgcacatgcggatactaaggtggccttgacgagcctagcatgtacagacatggtctcggaacacgtgataccgaaaggtagagcatgaatcatatggttgatatgatgaacactttgagtgttcgccattgaa
It includes:
- the LOC127347004 gene encoding uncharacterized protein; the encoded protein is MEGVPYYEKKNGMASRKMVSMPRRERRSGVVHIANDKERDVTFYKRRFGLFKGAADLSALTGARVSVVLETDNGKIHSFGTPSAKPLVDAYLSGTAPYIDKVKEAKIAQVQSEVARLDMENTTKDKTKQIYIERMKKKQDENPGIAANLIFLKDEDLDLEDLHTLFNDLSRVQEDYQNQLTPLHHGHQAQISRQSMTRNMLPPAGLSYDHMQATCLSKQSPWSHHPSQQQLLSVPLSSPPEQTLSPLHTVKVPKILHTAPSASPQQLTSLLQPVPHLIHKLPPRQDRHLPCHPSPCNTVQPQQNYVSHNMTFKHNLEDSALSVNSGVNNFAIDGLFGCDPWGYPLSNNVYHNGFQGVEACMGYNGTNVGHSSMETNGWFNAPPEDSRSRQDEDIHALYGGHH